A region from the Engraulis encrasicolus isolate BLACKSEA-1 chromosome 18, IST_EnEncr_1.0, whole genome shotgun sequence genome encodes:
- the sgpp1a gene encoding sphingosine-1-phosphate phosphatase 1, translated as MATDLIKGFFRLCLNLQEPHHVARFQKLCGVRGTFPRKSAKTEESEVEPNGACVKQCTRENTDDEGVDQKNSVLRQRKHSSLETSKQEECSNGLLNGAAMPEEETGQPESGSKADNERDESKGVVKPLRKNSLTGDVGQEFIIENKFLFYLFTFGTELGNEMFFIVFFPFLMWNVDAYVSRQIIVVWMLVLLIGQSTKDLIRWTRPASPPVVKVEVFYNSEYSMPSTHAMTGTALPFSLFMLTYGRWQYPFLFGLSIAVLWSVLVCVSRIYMGMHSVLEVITGFLYSVLILAVFQPLLDSIDQYYLDGAHAWLAIPLLHVGLGLAAFSLDTWSTSRGDTAQALSTGAGAALGAHLNHQLGLQPDDPAAALGLLPLAMPAAGLLDAALLGRTLARMLVGVAVLLATRAAMKTVTIPLACGVFGVPVGDVRRARQHSGVELTYRYLVYGTVAFNCVALVPLLFGYLGLS; from the exons ATGGCGACTGACCTTATTAAAGGCTTCTTTCGCCTTTGCTTGAATCTTCAGGAACCACACCATGTGGCAAGATTTCAAAAGCTTTGTGGTGTTAGGGGAACATTTCCTAGAAAATCCGCgaagacagaggagagtgaaGTGGAACCTAACGGTGCTTGTGTCAAGCAATGTACTCGGGAGAACACAGACGACGAGGGAGTTGACCAGAAAAACAGCGTCCTCCGACAGAGAAAGCATTCGAGTTTAGAAACTTCAAAACAGGAAGAATGCTCCAACGGGCTGCTGAACGGGGCTGCAATGCCCGAAGAAGAAACCGGTCAACCAGAGAGTGGTTCAAAAGCTGACAATGAGCGAGATGAGTCGAAGGGGGTTGTCAAGCCCCTCCGCAAGAACTCCCTGACCGGTGATGTCGGGCAGGAGTTCATAATTGAGAACAAGTTCCTTTTCTATCTCTTCACTTTTGGAACAGAACTGGGCAATGAGATGTTCTTCATCGTTTTCTTTCCATTTCTCATGTGGAACGTCGACGCCTATGTCAGTCGGCAGATCATCGTGGTGTGGATGCTGGTGCTCCTAATCGGCCAGTCCACCAAAGACCTGATCCGGTGGACACGTCCAGCATCACCGCCGGTGGTCAAAGTCGAGGTCTTCTATAATTCGGAATACAGCATGCCATCCACCCACGCCATGACGGGCACTGCGCTGCCCTTTTCCCTGTTCATGCTTACTTACGGACGCTGGCAG taCCCTTTCCTGTTCGGGTTGAGTATAGCAGTCCTTTGgagtgtcctggtgtgtgtgagcAGAATCTACATGGGCATGCACTCTGTGCTG GAGGTGATCACGGGCTTCCTGTACAGCGTGCTGATCCTGGCCGTCTTCCAGCCGCTGCTGGACTCCATCGACCAGTACTACCTGGACGGCGCCCATGCCTGGCTGGCCATCCCGCTGCTGCACGTGGGCCTGGGCCTGGCCGCCTTCTCCCTGGACACCTGGAGTACGTCGCGGGGCGACACCGCCCAGGCGCTGAGCACGGGGGCCGGCGCCGCCCTGGGCGCCCACCTCAACCACCAGCTGGGCCTGCAGCCGGACGACCCGGCGGCCGCCCTGGGCCTGTTGCCGCTGGCGATGCCCGCCGCCGGACTGCTGGACGCGGCGCTGCTGGGCCGCACGCTGGCGCGGATGCTGGTGGGCGTGGCCGTGCTGCTGGCCACGCGGGCGGCCATGAAGACGGTCACCATCCCGCTGGCGTGCGGCGTCTTCGGCGTGCCAGTGGGCGACGTGCGGCGGGCGCGGCAGCACTCGGGCGTGGAGCTGACGTACCGCTACCTGGTGTACGGCACCGTGGCCTTCAACTGCGTGGCCCTGGTGCCGCTGCTCTTTGGCTACCTGGGACTGTcctga